One segment of Triticum aestivum cultivar Chinese Spring chromosome 2A, IWGSC CS RefSeq v2.1, whole genome shotgun sequence DNA contains the following:
- the LOC123185855 gene encoding uncharacterized protein: protein MWASPGRLPAMEEEEECEAGAGHRAPMASCWGRFGLAALWHRLRHLFLARRRARHGRSILGAGGLNYDPLSYAQNFDDSSLELHEPDFTARFAPARNACSPRRA from the coding sequence ATGTGGGCCTCGCCGGGGAGGCTGCCggcgatggaggaggaggaggagtgcgaggcGGGCGCGGGCCACCGGGCGCCGATGGCGTCCTGCTGGGGCCGCTTCGGCCTGGCGGCGCTGTGGCACAGGCTCCGGCACCTTTTCCtggcgcggcggagggcgcggcacGGCCGCTCCATCCTCGGCGCCGGCGGGCTCAACTACGACCCGCTGAGCTACGCGCAGAACTTCGACGACAGCAGCCTCGAGCTCCACGAGCCGGACTTCACGGCCAGGTTCGCGCCCGCCCGCAACGCCTGCTCGCCCAGGCGGGCATGA